From the genome of Glycine max cultivar Williams 82 chromosome 2, Glycine_max_v4.0, whole genome shotgun sequence, one region includes:
- the LOC100787157 gene encoding probable LRR receptor-like serine/threonine-protein kinase At2g24230: MGLGVFGSVLVLALLFKHLASQQPNTDEFFVSEFLKKMGLASSQGYNFSASVCSWQGVSCDANGEHIVDLVFSGMDLSGTMPDNTIGKLSKLQSLDLSHNKITGLPSDFWSLSSLKSLNLSSNQISGSLTNNIGNFGLLESIDLSSNNFSEEIPEAVSSLLSLRVLKLDHNRFAHSIPSGILKCQSLVSIDVSSNQLNGTLPEGFGAAFPKLRVLNLSGNNMYGHVSDISGLKSIVNLNISGNSFQGSIVDVFQGRLEVLDLSRNQFQGHIPQVLHNFSSYNWSHLVYLDLSENNLSGDFFQNLNESLNLKHINLAHNRFTKQKFPQIEILLKLEYLNLSKTSLVGEIPDEILQMSNLSALDLSMNHLSGKIPLLRNEHLQVLDLSNNNLTGAVPPSVLEKLPWMEKYNFSYNNLILCASEIKPEILTTAFFGSLNSCPIAANPRLFKRRDTGNKGMKLALALSFSMIFVLAGLLFLAFGFRRKTKMWEFKQTSYKEEQNISGPFSFQTDSTTWVADIKQATSVPVVIFEKPLLNITFADLLAATSNFDRGTLLAEGKFGPVYRGFLLGGVHVAVKVLVVGSTLTDEEAARELEFLGRIKHPNLVPLTGYCVAGDQRIAIYDYMENGNLQNLLYDLPLGVQSTDDWSTDAWEEADNNGIQNAGSEGLLTSWRFRHKIALGTARALAFLHHGCSPPIIHRAVKASSVYLDYDLEPRLSDSGLAKIFGSGLDDEIVRGSPGYVPPEFTRPELDTPTPKSDVYCFGVVLFELVTGKMPVGDDYPDDKEATLVSWVRGLVRKNQASRAIDPKIHDTGPDEQMEEALKIGYLCTADLPFKRPSMQQIVGLLKDIEPTAS; encoded by the coding sequence ATGGGGTTGGGAGTGTTTGGTTCTGTTCTGGTTTTGGCTCTCTTATTCAAGCATTTGGCATCTCAGCAACCGAATACTGATGAATTCTTTGTGTCTGAGTTCTTGAAGAAGATGGGTTTAGCATCTTCCCAAGGCTACAACTTCTCTGCTTCTGTCTGTTCATGGCAAGGGGTTTCTTGTGATGCCAATGGAGAACATATTGTTGACTTAGTCTTTTCTGGTATGGACCTTTCTGGCACTATGCCTGACAACACCATTGGCAAGCTAAGCAAACTTCAATCTTTGGATCTTAGCCACAACAAAATCACTGGCTTGCCTTCAGATTTCTGGAGTTTAAGCTCTCTCAAGAGCCTTAACCTGTCCTCCAATCAGATTTCTGGCTCATTGACTAACAACATTGGCAACTTTGGTTTGCTAGAAAGCATTGACTTGTCCAGCAACAATTTCTCAGAGGAAATTCCTGAAGCTGTTAGCTCACTGCTGAGTCTGAGGGTCCTCAAACTTGACCACAACAGGTTTGCACACAGCATACCTTCTGGGATTCTCAAGTGCCAGTCTCTAGTTTCAATTGATGTTTCTTCAAATCAGCTGAATGGAACACTTCCAGAAGGTTTTGGCGCTGCTTTTCCTAAACTTAGGGTCTTGAACCTTTCTGGGAATAATATGTATGGTCATGTTTCAGATATTTCTGGGTTAAAGTCCATTGTGAATCTCAACATATCAGGGAATTCGTTTCAGGGTTCTATTGTGGATGTGTTTCAGGGAAGATTGGAGGTTCTGGACCTTAGCAGAAACCAATTTCAAGGTCACATTCCACAGGTACTACACAACTTTAGTAGTTACAATTGGTCTCATTTAGTTTACCTTGATTTGTCAGAGAATAATCTTAGTGgggatttttttcaaaatttgaatgagTCCCTGAATTTAAAACACATTAATCTTGCACACAATAGATTTACCAAACAGAAATTCCCACAAATTGAAATTCTCCTGAAATTGGAATATCTGAACTTGTCCAAAACTAGCCTTGTTGGTGAAATTCCTGATGAAATCTTACAAATGAGTAATTTGAGTGCACTTGATCTTTCTATGAATCATCTTAGTGGGAAAATTCCCTTGCTGAGGAATGAACACCTCCAAGTCCTTGACCTTTCAAACAACAATTTGACTGGAGCAGTCCCTCCATCTGTCTTGGAGAAACTCCCATGGATGGAGAAGTACAACTTCTCTTATAATAACCTAATCCTCTGTGCTTCTGAAATCAAACCTGAGATCCTGACAACAGCATTCTTTGGATCATTGAACAGTTGTCCAATTGCTGCAAATCCACGACTCTTCAAAAGGAGAGACACTGGAAACAAGGGAATGAAGCTAGCCCTGGCATTAAGCTTCTCAATGATCTTTGTGCTTGCTGGCCTTCTGTTTTTAGCATTTGGTTTcagaaggaaaacaaaaatgtgGGAATTCAAGCAAACTTCATACAAAGAAGAGCAAAACATTTCAGGTCCCTTTTCATTCCAGACTGATTCAACAACTTGGGTAGCTGATATTAAGCAAGCAACATCAGTCCCAGTAGTAATCTTTGAGAAGCCTTTGTTGAATATCACATTTGCAGACCTCTTGGCTGCAACTTCAAATTTTGATAGGGGCACCCTTTTGGCTGAAGGAAAATTTGGGCCGGTCTATAGAGGCTTTCTGCTTGGTGGCGTTCATGTGGCGGTTAAGGTTTTGGTTGTTGGTTCTACATTGACCGATGAAGAGGCTGCAAGAGAGCTAGAATTTCTTGGTAGAATCAAGCACCCCAACCTTGTTCCTTTAACTGGATATTGTGTAGCTGGGGACCAGAGAATTGCCATATATGATTACATGGAGAATGGTAACTTGCAAAACCTGCTTTATGACTTGCCACTTGGGGTACAAAGCACAGATGATTGGAGCACAGACGCATGGGAAGAAGCCGACAACAATGGTATTCAAAATGCTGGCTCTGAAGGGCTACTCACATCTTGGAGATTTCGCCACAAAATCGCCCTTGGCACGGCTCGAGCATTGGCCTTTTTGCATCATGGTTGCTCACCTCCAATAATCCACAGAGCTGTTAAGGCTAGCAGTGTCTATTTAGACTATGACTTGGAGCCAAGGTTGTCTGATTCTGGGTTGGCCAAGATTTTTGGAAGTGGCTTGGATGATGAAATTGTGCGTGGCTCGCCTGGTTATGTTCCACCAGAGTTTACTCGACCAGAATTGGACACTCCAACACCAAAATCTGATGTGTACTGTTTTGGGGTGGTGCTCTTTGAGCTAGTGACTGGAAAGATGCCAGTTGGAGATGATTACCCTGATGATAAAGAAGCAACTTTGGTAAGTTGGGTGAGAGGACTTGTAAGAAAGAACCAAGCTTCAAGAGCTATCGATCCGAAAATTCACGACACAGGACCAGATGAACAAATGGAAGAGGCTCTTAAGATTGGTTATCTTTGCACTGCTGACCTTCCCTTCAAGCGACCAAGCATGCAACAGATAGTTGGACTTCTAAAGGATATTGAACCTACTGCTAGTTAG